Sequence from the Muntiacus reevesi chromosome 9, mMunRee1.1, whole genome shotgun sequence genome:
atccataaaataaactgcagattaACACACTGATATATACAAATCTCATATGCATGATAGTAAGATTAAGAAGTCATACTGAAGAGTACAGAGTAGACATAAGCTTACAGACAGAAGATGCAAATAATTGCACCAAGACTGTTAGAATTGCTGAGCAAACCCAACAGTATTTCAGaacacaaaatcaatatacagaaacaagttgcatttaaatataataacaaaatatttaaaaaaattaaaatattccaatttacagcagcatcaaaaagaataaaatatataggaataaactgtggaaaattctgaaagagatggaaataccagaccacctgacctgcctcttgagtaatttgtatgcaggtcgggaagcaacagttaaaactggacatggaacaacagactggttccacataggaaaaggagtccaccaaggctgtatactgtcaccctgcttatttaacttatatgcagagtacatcatgagaaacgctgggcaggaggaagcataagctggaatcaagattgccaggagaaatatcaataacctcagatatgcagatgacaccacacttatggcagaaagagaagaagagcctcttgatgaaagtgaaagagaagagtggaaaagttggagtagaaaatggcaacccattccagtattcttgcctggaaatttcatggacagagcagctacagtccatggaattgcaaagaggcagacatgactgagcatacacacaaaattttttttccagatctAGAGACTTTTGAATGAAGGAGTCTTCATGTATTATGGAATAAGATGTTTGCGATATGACCACACATAAGTGATGTAAGTCTTCATTCCAACCTTTCTATGAGGGAACTGAGAAAGGAATATTTAATTCACTGTATTAactgaagtgaagttgcttagtcgtgtccgactctttgtgaccccgtggactgtagcctattgggctcctcagtccatggaattttctaggcaagagtactggagtgggttgccatttccttctccaagggatcttcccggcccaggaattgaacctgggtctcctgtgttgcaggcagacactttaccatctgagccaccagggaagctaattcACTGTATTACACACTTCCAAATTATGAAAATAGGGGGAGTTCACACCTggatactgcagtgaacatggttGGGATCAAGGATTAACCACCTGTTCAATCATGTAGAAATATGGAAACTAGATTCAGGATGAAAGTTCTCTGCATGTACTTCTCAAAGTCCTTCCCTTCCTCAAGTTTATAAAGATAattatctttaaacattttaaagttatttatttcacatttacATAAATAACCCACATAGACTATACTCTTTAAAGTATAGTGTGACATGAAAATACACTTTCCTATCATAAGgataaatagggacttccctggcagtctagtgcataagactctgtgcttccaatgcaggggtgcaggttcaaaccctgggtgagGAACGAAAACCCCATGTGCCTTgtggcaaaaaataaagaaaatttcccGGTACATATATTGAATAACCATTCTGTCTCCCAATACCCTGCAACATCATTACTTCCAGACACAAAAATCTGTATATTTACTATTCTATTTCTTAGCTTTCTCTTTTGTTCAATCAGTGTACATATCCATGagccagtaccatagtgtctaAATTACTAGAGTGTTTCATACTATTGTGATACCTGAAAAAATTCACTATTTAAAGCACCaaagtgctcgctttggcagcacgtATACTAACATTGGAATGATgtagagaagattagcatggcccctgcgcaaggatgacatgcaaattcgtgaagcactccatatttctaaaatggattaaagatctaaacgtaagaccagaaactataaagctcctagaggaaaacataggcaaaacactctccgacataaatcacagcgggatcctctatgacccacctcccagagtaatggaaataaaagcaaaacaaacaaatgggacctaatgaaacttaaaagcttttgcacaatgaaggaaactacaagcaaagtgaaaagacagccttcggaatgggagaaaataatagcaaatgaagcaactgacaaagaattaatcacaAAAACATACAAGGAAATCCTACtcttcaattccagaaaagtaaatgagccaatcaaaagatgggccaaagaactaaacagacatttcgccaaagaagacatgcagatggctaacaaacacatgaaaagatgcttaatatcactcattatcagagaaatgcaaatcaaaaccacaatgaggtaccacttcacaccagtcagaatggttgctttcaaaaatctacaagcaataaatgctggagagggtgtggagaaaagggaaccctcttacactgttggtgggaatgcaaactagtacagccactatggagaacagtgtgaagatttcttaaaaaactggaaatagaactgccatatgacccagcagtcccactcctgggcatacacactgaggaaaccagatctgaaagagacacatgcaccccaatgttcatcacagcactgtttataatagccaggacatggaagcagcctagatgcccatcagcagacgaatggataaggaagctgtggtacatatacaccatggaatattactcagccattaagaagaattcatttgaatcggttctaatgagatggatgaaactggaacctattatacagagtgaagtaagccagaaagaaaaacaccaatacagtatactaacgcatatatatggaatttagaaagacggtaacaataACCtaatatgcaagacagcaaaagagacacaaatgtatagaacagtcttttggactctgtgggagaaggcgagggtgggatgatctgagataataagattaaaacatatattatcatatgtgaaccagatcgtcagtccaggttccatgcatgagacaaggtgctcagggctagtgcactgggatgacccagaggagtgggatggggaacacatgtacacccacagctgactcatgtcaatgtatggcaaaaaccactacaatattgtaaagtaattagcatccaactagaaaaattaattaaaaaaaataaagtaccaaTATTCACTCTATTATATTAGATTATTTCAGTGGGTCAAGAATTTGATCCATTCAGCTGAATACTTCTGTCTCCACCTCTCTCATAATTGCAGTTAGAAACTGTCAGACTGAGGTCATCTAAAAAGTTTATTCACTCCTACATCTTGTACCTAGGCTTGGAAACCTTGAAATGGGGACTGAAATAGCTCATATTCCTTGAGATCATAAGGGTGGGTCCTAATCTGATAGAACCGGCATCCTTATAAGAAGTGGAGGGGGAAAAGAGCTTTCTCTTGTGCAAGTGCACAGAAGAAAGGCCATGCAAGGACAGAGTGAGAAGGTGCCCAAAGCAAGGTAGGAAGAGAGGATTCACCAGaaaccaacctagatatcaccttgatcttggatatCAGCTTGCAGAACTACAggcaaataaatgtctgttgtctaAGCTCCAcagtctgtagtattttgttatggcaacccatGCAGACTAAGGTgacaatgataatgataataataataataataataatgtaggtCTGGTGAACAGAGGCCTGAACTGAACAACCAGAACTCAATTCAGGAAAATCATGTTCCCTCATCCAATTACTagatgcaaatatttttcaaaccaaGAGATTTTTGAATTCACATATCCTTGAATAAGATGTATGCAATATGACCACAAATAGGTGGCATAAATATTCATTACAATCTGTGAATCTGATACCATTTAGTTTGTGGATAGGAATTCTCAATTCTCTGAAGATACAAATGCTTTCTCAATCAAATATTACTCAAAATACTAACTCAATGTAGTTTTTACCAGATTAGCttactgaaatttaattttaaaatgcaaatatgcaaCAATAGACATAGTTCTGATAAAAAATTAGCAGTGAAGTAATTCTAGGCTTTTAAAATAGTAAAGTATATTCTAAATCAAATATACACAGTTACATTGTGTGTTAAATGGCACATGAATAAAGACATCAATAGATGTTAGTGGAGGAATGAATTTGATGCAAACACATGCCATATTTACAAAGTTAGGATATCAAAGCCATGGGGAAAATAATTATGCATCTAAAATAATgacaatctagaaaaataattaaaatataatcccTGCTTATCTCTATATATCAAAGGAAAATGTAAGCATAAAATGTAAAGACAAAAAATTGAGTGTTGAAAATGTGAAGAATATTTTGACAacattgagttagacaaattCAAGATATAGAGGCAAAAAATATTGATGGAATTAATTAtgcaaatgtataaatatttgtcCATGCCACAAAATATTcttcacattatttaaaaaattaaaaaaataaatcataagcaGGAAAAACAGTAATCCAAACACAGGGTAATAAGGATAATTAGTGTGTACCTCAATCATTAATATCAGTATGGAACAGTGTCAGTAGTCAGATACACACAAAAATTCATTAATAGGCAATTCATGAAAAAGGACTACAAATGATTTAAACAAGGATGACACTCCAATTCAATTATGTTTATTGAATATCAATTAAAGTATACAAATGAAACAATTTGTTTAATCACATTTTCATATACCATAGATGTTTATCAAGCCCTAGTGGTTCAGCATGTTgtcaaatgtatttttcaaagtgAGGAGAGTAataagtttgttcaaactcataatGACATTTTTGCAATAACTatgaatatcaatattttaaatacacataaCACTTAACTCAACAACTCCACTTCTAGAAATTCAtgctgagaaaattttaaaaagacttctttgcagaattatttattgtagaaaaagagaatgaacttGAAGAAAACTGGATACCTAAATTTTAGAGACTTTTAAAGAAGCTGAGCAGTATGAGAAAACCAGAATGAGTTAGATCTGTGAAGACTGTATGGAAAGATCTTAAGAAATCTGAGCTGCAAAATGGAAATTTATACACAGAGATATACAGGCaaacacacatgaaaatatgcttctTTTGCCAAAATTATTATTTGAGTAATCTTAGAAACAGTATAGTGACTGCATCTGGAAAAACTGGGAAACTCTGATATTGGTTGGACAGGAGGTACATTTTACATGATTCTATTTCTGCAAGGattctattttttaacatttactatTATCCATCATACTTTCAATTTCCTATATAAAGGAAACTGTTACACTAAATTTTCATATGTAGCAAATAAAAGTGAATGAAGAGGACAGaatatatagtataaaatattttcattagtaCAATAAAAAGTGAGGATAAAAGGTAAGAATCTGGttacaaaaaatgagaaagtaataAAAGTAATGCATATTAGCTAATTACTTTTGTAATTCTGACCAACACATTACATATGACTTATTGACTCTGTTTTAAATGCATTTCAACTTTCCAGTTGCAGTGATAAACTAGACATTGATGTTTACATTCAAGGAGGGTAACTACTACTAATAACATAAACAAATATTCTATTCTTTAACAAAACTCATGATAAAttgttcagagaaaagaaaagttttcatCACAACAGTAGACTTTGATATTTGAAGTAAATTCCTAGTGTTAAACTACTTTCTCTGTAATGCACAATGCACTTATTTGCTACTTGATCTCACTTTTTTTGTCCAGAGATTCTTTATAGCATTCATGATCTCAGAACTTCTTAGACTATGGAttaatgggttcagcatggggctTATGACTGTATAAAATACACTCAGTgatttgtcaatggggaaggtcttagcCGGTCTTGCatacatgaaaatgcagggaacaaagaagcaaacaaccacagtgatgtgggagccacaggtctggagggctttccgcctcccttcctgactcaggttcttcagagagcgcaggatgactccgtaggaCACGAGTAAGACCAGAAACAAAAGAGTGCAcatcagtcctccattggccacCTCTAAAATGCCGATGGCAAAGAtgtcagtacagacgagtttCAATAAGGGGAACATGTCACACATAAAGTGGTCAATGACATTGGgaccacagaatgggagcccatAAACAGTGCTAACTTGAATAAttgagtgcagaaaacctccaacaAAGGACGCCAGCAGCAGCgcaacacacaccctctgcctcatgatcaccagataatgcaagggcttacagatggccatatagcggtcataggccatcaccagcagaagggaTATCTCAGATCCACcaaaaaagtgctctgtaaacagcTGGGTCATACAGGATTCAAAGGATATGGTATTCTCCCCAaagaacaagtctgaaatcaatcTGGGGGAAGCAGAAGAGGAATAAACTAGATCTACAAATGATaaactagcaagaaaaaagtacatcagtgagttcagggtcttactgacaGCTACAGTCGCAACAATGAGCAGGTTGCCCACTACAGTGAAGACGTAGAAGATCAAGAACAGAACAAAGAGGACTTTCTGCTCCTTCGGGTTCTGTGTGAGGTTCCATCTAGTCTGTGTAGGTGCTGTGTTCACGTGTTAGAGGCAGTGAGACTCCAGAACAAGGGGGAGGTTTTTAAGTGAATTATAATTTTCATCCTTCGTTACAAATTCAATTAAAAGAACGagtgtggagaatcttttcatgtccaATGTGTTATTGACATTCTAATTGCCAAGTTGAATAACGCAGAGTTCCTTGCCCTCATGATATAGTACACGACTAGGGATCAGATAATTCCAGACCCATGCATTAAGTTATAAGGATATTCACAAAAGTTAAGAGTCACAGTACAGGAATATATCAATCAAAAGAGAATCAGAGAATttccagaagaattaatgcttcagctgaatttttttttaaagtgaattagcaagaaaggacagaaatggacttCAGTGAAGTCACAAAGTGTAAAAGTGAGACTCACTCAAGGTAATTTACATGATCAATGTGAGTAGATCAAATCATGAAAAGGTTTCTGTCCTGAATTTTCCCAGACCTCACTGATACTTCTTATGTCTTTAAGTGAATGCTTCCCTTTTCCTGACCAGTAAACACTGGAACAGTCTAATTTTGTGCCTCCAGACCCTGTGTCTCTCCTAATTTTCAAACTATATATCTCTAATTGTGGACATCCAATTGAATGCAATTTAATAtttgtaaactccgggagttggtgatggacacggaggcctggcatgctgtggttcttggggtcacaaagagtctgaactgaactgaattaatatttataaaacaaagttttttattttccacaataAACATAGGCATTACctatacaaaatttaaagaattattacCTATTTATCTTGCTCAATGGTATAATTTTCCATGTTATTGTTCAGATAAAAAATTTCAGTGCTCTTCACTTAATTTTCActcataataattaaaaaaatcctattgatgctacttttttttttaaatattattttattagttgatgctactttcaaaatatatcacaaattgcaatcccttctattttttttctgctatacttttttttttttctggtccacTGTGATAACCTCATAACAAATCTCTCCAGGtttattctggcctccaaaattaGTTCTCCTGAAGCAGCCCAAATTGtccttttcagtcttattctgaaGATATCACTCTGCTGCTCAAAAGAATTACAGTATATCCCAATCATGCAGTCATAGTTTAATGTATCACATTTAATATTAACAGTAACATAGACTATAATCCCTGTTTCATAACTGAAAAAACTAAAGCTGAGAACATCTATATCTTGCTCTCAAAGTCACACATTTCTAAGTGCTATATCTGCAATTGAATcggtttcatttatttcaaagtaaGCTAATTTCTTCCATAATAAATAAAGTCACTCATTTGTTAAGCTGTCTCCCAGTATTCTCCATTAGTCTTACCTTGTGGAGGCTTGTCCACAATCTGAAGAATGAGGTCTAACTCAATGTAAGCCCTGGAATTCTTTCATCCAGTATGACAGTATAGGGCAAAGGATGCCTTATTACTTGAGgataaaattatgtcatttgaCTGTCTATTTTCTAAATGGATTCTTCTCATTATTCAGAAGGTCATTTTTATATGAAGTGCAGATTGTTTGAAAAGAATTCCATGGtgtacacagaaaaacaaaggttTATCACATTAGGAAATTTATCAGAATGGCCAACAAATCCTATATAAACATAGGAAGATAGCAACTAGTCATTTCCCAGGGAAATTTTTCATAAGCAACTTCTTTCCTAATaacattagaaagaaaaatagcatttgatTGTTTAGCCCTTCTCACTCTGTCACATTGACATGGCCAGATTGGGTTTTTTAAGTCTAAGAAAGGACCTCCTGAAGAGTTGATGCCAGTTACTAAGTGGGTAGCATTTTCTTCGACTTAAGAATGATGATCATGTAACACCCCATCCCTTCCAGATGCAATTATTATTGAATCTTAGATTTGGAACTTGTCCAAGACTGATTCTTGCTTAATTAAttcaatgggattttccacaaAGTTTTTAAAGAACATCTATATGTAAAGATATTAATAAGCCAAATCACATAATTCATTTCAGAAAAGTGCAACACAGGGGAAAAAAGTAGTATTTCAGATCTCTATCAGACTGCTGCCAatcaagaataaaatatcaaCCCAGTCATTTTGCTTCAGTGAACTTACTTGTGTATCTCCCCACCTGCAATAGcaaaattttctttacttttatttaatacTCAATTTAGTCACCATAAAATTTGGTACAAATATGAAAATCATATCAAAAGacacaattaaatatattaaagctAATAATTTCAacaattagtaattttttttttaaagtagggtACCTCTGTAATGCCAGCAACTGTACTAGAAGTAAGGACACAGCAATTAATAAAACTGGGCTAAAATCAGGTAAAAGCTTCTTTTTCCTGCAttcctttcttattttcccaTAATAAagttagacaataaagaaggagATGTTAATTGTAGTTGTATTCATGGCGTGTAATATAAGAAATAGAGTACtggatagaaaataaaagaaagaattctcCTGTGGGTAATGTGATCAGAGAAGGTCTTTCTTAAAAAGTGATGCTTAAACTGagatgaaaaggaaaggaaatggctaccattAGAAGCACTGTTacagaaagcaaaactaaataaaaattaataacaaaattatCTCACTTCAGAAAACAGGAGCTCTACTTAGGAAAATCTAAAATTTCCACAGGAATTTTTATGTCAACACTATGTTACAAAGGACTTGTGAGACTGTGACCATTTGTCTTCTTCCAGATTTTAATGTGGAAGCTTTAAAGCCTTAATGTTGaggaaaatgttaacaatggGTTTGTCACATGTGGAATTTATCATGTCAAGGTACATTCCTTCTCATGACtttatacaggagacagtgataaaGAGCATccacagcaaaagaaatgcaaaaaagcaaaatggctgtctgagaaggccttaagaatagctgtgaaaagaagcgaagcaaaaggcaaaggagaaaaggaaagacaatcctatttgaaagcagagttccaaagaatggcaaggagagataagaaagccttcctcagtgatcagtgaaaagaaatagaggaaaacaatagaatgggaaagactagagatctcttcaagaaaattaaagatacaaagGGCATCTTGGTATTCatacaaagatggacacaataaaggacagaaatagtatggacctaagagaagcagaaaatattaagaagaggtggcaagaatacacagaagaactgtacagaaaagaccttcatgacccagataatcacaacggtgtgatcactgacctagagtcagacatcctggaatgtgaagtcaagtgggccttaggaagcatcactacaaatagagctagtggaggtgatgaattccagttgagctatttcaaatcctaaaagatgatgctgtgaaagtcctgcacttaatatgccagaaaatttggaatactcaggagtggccactgttctgcccgtagtccgagtccccggtcgggaaagaagattcctcgaaacaatgcaacttgcaataggggaatttattactgacccgagccagggcctcctgccctcaccaagggtgtgaggacgaaaaggccccgagccccagatctctcgggtatttattaggtcaaaaaaagcagcaggtagttggcgcaagcggattggttacacagcggGTAGTTTGgtgcaagcggattggttacatagttgcaaggcaatttttgttggcccaatgtggggctttcagctttcccctgataggttccctttttcttgctaggcatatgttgattgtctagctccaggaggcctgataattatgttaccccgagaaaccaggcctactcctaatctaggctgcctgtcatggcgttagccgtgacagcctcacatttcccccctgtctttgtacttttgtagaggaatctttctcttcaccctgtgaaattgactgatattgttgtctcaataccataatttggatggtatttaggcgctccctaataaatgagaccagatggtttaaaatgcatggaccaaagggcagtaacaatattaatactatgagtgggcccaggagggtggaaatcaaagtggtcaaccagggggagcgctgaaaccaggattcaaaccagccttgttgggcttctcattctctcttccGCTAGGTTACTCTCTCTTagtttctggagagatttttgtaccaGTCCTGAATGGTTGATATAGAAACAGAATTCTTCTCCCAGTGCTGCACATAATCCTCCttgttgcagaaacaacaaatctaaacctctcctattctgtaacactacttcagccaaggagctcaaggcgcaataaaaagagtcaactctCCCACACTTCTCAATTTGGTTCTGATCCCTTCCTCCCTCCGGGCAGACATAGACATGGACCTGTTCATAGTACTGTGGGCCTTTTTGCTCACAGTTACGGGTGAACAGACCGAAAGAGccgtgggcaaagaacttggtcagttggtggggaccaaacccattactATCAGCTGCCAGcacgcacaaatcaaaggtcagtactggccaccatgtccctttgggggccacGTTGGAGCTCGAGTTAAGCACTTCTCCATtctcaggattgtagatcacccaagtcaggttagcaggctgatgggggttgtggctggttgctcctgggccgatgaaaactgttgtcagcaggagagttaagagggctcccgtcatacgagtttcagtttcaaaggatttgacgggtgaggtctTGCCTCCCATTCTGCTTGCGCCTTCTCCTGTTCTTCTGGGGTGgtttgccgcacgtgattgcagtgaacccagggcccGATCCCGTCGACCTCAACAgtagtaggagtggtaaggagaacaacataagggcctttgcatctaggttctaatgctttagattggtgtcgttttacccaaacccaatcacccgggccaatattatgtgaggggatggtCCCCTTGCTTGTTCCCTTGTGTATCTCTCGAAATAATTTCCAAACATggctatgcaccttacttaatgccttcagtgtttgctggaattgtcccaaggtagggggtggtaggcattttccctcgaatataggacacacaggagggggtctttcatacagaatctcaaaaggggtaagattcagcttataaggggtgttatgcGCTCGAAAGAgcgcaaagggaaggagggtcacccagtccccgccagtctttATTGctaactttgtcaaagtttcttttagggtccgattcattttctcaacctgtcctgagctctggggattatattcacaatgtcatttcatccccagagcttgggccagcccttgtacaatctggctcacaaaggcaggtccgttatcagagtccatagtcaccggcagcccatacctaggcactatctcctctaagatctttttagcaaccactattgctgtctaTCCCTTAACGGGGaaggcttctacccatcccgagaaggtatctaccagaaccaacagacagcgatacccgtacttgcctggccttccCTCaatgaaatctatctcccagtgttgccctggctcttcccctcggtacctcgtcCCCGTGTGCTGCTTTCtctctgtcctcatcagctggcacactCTGCAATCTGGATTATCTCTCGTCCagttgcattttgtcgagggaacctcaggcaggccgtctggagaagtgtcaaggtctttttctcccccaagtgtgtagttgtgtgcagatgttcacataggtgacgacccaggatggcaggcaatatcaggttgttgttttgatcttGGTATCATCCATCTCTGTCATTcttctggagggtggtatcctctTCCATCCAAACGAGGTCAGGGAGAGAATAGTCGGGGAATGGCTgcagagtccccataccaggaggtggaagtctCATGGCTAACATGGGGGCAGCGTAGTCCCGGCTGGCCGCTTCTAGAGTGGCCGCACCAGCAGCCCGATTGCCCCATGCCCTAGGGTCGtctcctttctggtgaccggggacatgtacAATCGCTACTGCCCACGGCAGTTGAACAGCTTTCAGGAGCCTGCGGATCTCAGGCAAATTCTTGACTTCTTTTCCCTACGCTGTTCTAAATCCCCTTTCCTGGTGTATCGGACCTTGAATATGGACAGTGCTAAAAGCATATCGGCTGTCCATaaaaatggtgactctcttcccttttgcttgttccagagcctgtattagggcaatcaaCTCTGCTTTTTGTGCAGACGTGTTTGGGGGAAGTATCTCAGCCCATATTGTCTGTCTTGAATCATCAACTATAGCGGCTCCCGCCTTCTTTTGTCTATCTTTTACATAGCTGgtcccatcggtgaaccatactagctcactgttgtttAGCGgcacatcagttaagtctttctGAGCTGCCAGGGCCTCAGGCAGTATCTCATTGCAATCATGGAGAGAGCGGTCCTTCTCTGGGTTTGGTAGGAGCATGGCCGGATTTAGGAAGCAAGGGGTCAGAAAACGCACCCGTGGGGCATCGAGCAGCAGGGCCTGGTAATGTGTCAAGCGGGCACTGGAGATCCATTTACCCGGCGGCTGCTTTAgaaccccttcgatggcgtggggggtgtaaacccagagttgctgtccatacatCAACTTGTCGGCGTCGCGGACGAGGAGGGCAGTGTCTGCAATGAtgcggaggcaagggggccacccagaggcCACCAGGTCCAATTGCtttgaaaggtatgctaccggccgcttccatggtccccattgttgcatCAAGACCCCCTctcctattccttgcttttcatctacaaacaactggaatggcttatttgggttggGCAGGGCAAGGTCTGGGGCTTCcagtagggcccgtctgagtgtctggaaagcctgtttcattggctcagtccaagtccagcttggggtctctttact
This genomic interval carries:
- the LOC136175625 gene encoding olfactory receptor 4A47-like; the protein is MTQLFTEHFFGGSEISLLLVMAYDRYMAICKPLHYLVIMRQRVCVALLLASFVGGFLHSIIQVSTVYGLPFCGPNVIDHFMCDMFPLLKLVCTDIFAIGILEVANGGLMCTLLFLVLLVSYGVILRSLKNLSQEGRRKALQTCGSHITVVVCFFVPCIFMYARPAKTFPIDKSLSVFYTVISPMLNPLIHSLRSSEIMNAIKNLWTKKVRSSSK